Proteins co-encoded in one Planctomycetota bacterium genomic window:
- a CDS encoding acyl carrier protein, translated as MDRAHMAAVVLDLLEKETGERPHDLAETTSLRDDLNLDSLDMAGLVLHIESHFGIQIETELLESIESVGGLLDVLEKKVADKASRRAA; from the coding sequence ATGGATCGCGCCCACATGGCCGCCGTCGTCCTCGACCTGCTCGAAAAGGAGACCGGGGAACGTCCGCACGACCTCGCCGAAACGACGTCGCTGCGCGACGATCTCAACCTCGACTCCCTCGACATGGCGGGTCTCGTCCTCCACATCGAGAGCCACTTCGGCATCCAGATCGAGACCGAATTGCTCGAGTCGATCGAGTCGGTCGGCGGTCTGCTCGACGTCCTCGAAAAGAAGGTCGCCGACAAGGCCAGCCGGCGCGCGGCCTGA
- a CDS encoding beta-ketoacyl-[acyl-carrier-protein] synthase family protein, producing the protein MARGGPCRGLAARRPAVFAACHGQRRERGLGLPWHPPRCRRWPRGGRRGAVGHPLAGLRPSDRDPRRHRVGPRTGDRRGRCRRRRHGRAGDRRARRAVRRGVRTDTVARARSPAARPGTTLRSRTGPLRPPRGRRSGTGRAGRHRGVVRHAARRQPARHRRPGRAPGGRLTMPSSRDTSGAIAITGVGVRSPLGDSFAAVADALLAGRPAIRTVDFGTGMEGVRTLAAPLADGDCVAAVPAAGAVGRLERINLQALAAALADGGIDPRATGPRLGLVLGQGAEHLKEWEADFRGGGRDVFTGAGAEPLVERLAAATGCAGPALTVGAACASSGFAIALARSWLDAGLVDICVAGGCEVLSPIAMAAFHNLRALSRWSGAPDQASRPFDRQRDGFVMGEGGAFLVLEPAARARARGAVIRGLLTGVGTSSDAAHMVAPCSDPTQAARAINAALADAGIAPGEIDYVNAHAAGTPVGDVAEAAAIRRALGDAAATVPVSSTKGLSGHLVSGAAAFEALACLVAFDRRAIPATANLDAPDERCVLDHVRGQPRERAVRIAASNSFGFGGANLCLILERAA; encoded by the coding sequence ATGGCACGCGGGGGGCCATGCCGCGGTCTCGCCGCACGTCGTCCCGCAGTGTTCGCTGCATGCCATGGCCAGCGCCGTGAGCGTGGCCTTGGGCTGCCATGGCACCCACCTCGGTGTCGGCGGTGGCCCCGAGGCGGTCGCCGAGGCGCTGTTGGCCATCCCCTGGCTGGCCTCCGCCCATCCGACCGTGATCCTCGTCGCCACCGGGTGGGACCGCGAACCGGAGATCGACGGGGACGGTGCCGGCGGCGCCGGCATGGTCGTGCGGGCGATCGCCGTGCTCGTCGCGCCGTCCGCCGCGGCGTGCGGACCGACACTGTCGCTCGCGCTCGATCGCCAGCCGCCCGCCCGGGAACCACGCTCCGCAGCCGAACTGGACCGCTTCGCCCGCCTCGTGGGCGCCGTTCCGGAACGGGCCGGGCGGGTCGCCACCGTGGCGTCGTTCGCCACGCGGCGCGGCGGCAGCCTGCGCGTCACCGTCGGCCCGGTCGGGCGCCGGGAGGCCGCCTGACCATGCCCTCGTCGCGAGACACCTCCGGCGCGATCGCGATCACCGGCGTGGGCGTGCGCAGCCCGCTGGGGGATTCGTTCGCTGCCGTCGCCGACGCGCTGCTCGCCGGTCGGCCGGCGATCCGCACGGTCGACTTCGGCACTGGCATGGAGGGAGTCCGCACGCTTGCCGCGCCGCTCGCGGACGGTGACTGCGTCGCGGCGGTCCCCGCGGCCGGGGCCGTCGGCCGATTGGAACGGATCAATCTCCAGGCCCTCGCCGCGGCGTTGGCCGACGGGGGGATCGATCCGCGGGCCACGGGCCCGCGCCTCGGTCTCGTACTCGGGCAGGGCGCCGAGCATCTCAAGGAGTGGGAGGCGGACTTCCGTGGCGGTGGGCGCGACGTCTTCACCGGTGCCGGGGCCGAGCCGCTCGTCGAGCGGCTCGCCGCCGCGACGGGGTGCGCCGGCCCGGCGTTGACCGTCGGCGCTGCCTGCGCCTCGAGTGGATTCGCCATCGCCCTGGCCCGGTCGTGGCTCGACGCGGGGTTGGTCGACATCTGCGTCGCCGGTGGCTGTGAGGTCCTCAGCCCGATCGCCATGGCGGCATTCCACAACCTCCGCGCGTTGTCACGGTGGAGCGGTGCGCCCGATCAGGCCTCGCGTCCCTTCGACCGGCAGCGCGACGGATTCGTGATGGGGGAGGGAGGGGCGTTCCTCGTCCTCGAGCCGGCCGCCCGGGCCCGGGCCCGCGGAGCGGTGATCCGCGGGCTGCTGACCGGTGTCGGCACCAGTAGCGACGCGGCCCACATGGTCGCCCCGTGCAGCGATCCGACCCAGGCGGCGCGGGCGATCAACGCGGCGCTGGCCGATGCCGGCATCGCCCCCGGGGAGATCGACTACGTCAACGCCCATGCCGCCGGCACCCCCGTCGGCGACGTCGCCGAGGCGGCGGCGATCCGCCGCGCCCTCGGGGATGCCGCCGCGACGGTTCCGGTGAGTTCGACCAAGGGGCTCTCCGGCCATCTCGTCAGCGGGGCCGCGGCCTTCGAGGCCCTGGCCTGCCTGGTGGCCTTCGACCGCCGGGCGATCCCCGCCACCGCCAATCTCGACGCCCCCGACGAGCGCTGCGTGCTCGATCACGTCCGCGGTCAGCCGCGCGAACGCGCGGTCCGGATCGCGGCGAGCAATTCGTTCGGGTTCGGCGGCGCGAACCTGTGCCTGATCCTCGAGCGCGCCGCCTGA
- a CDS encoding DUF4254 domain-containing protein codes for MTQPHPAVSRPPAAAAAIVDKLCHLVALWHEVPPAHDEQGLLARVCNVHRFNFLLWHEEDIARSPEVTDARIAAVKRAIDRYNQARNDGIEQVDDWLIAELAARGIQAPAGAPAATETPGSAIDRLSILELRRYHMREQIERADASPEHRAKAAARLELLDRQRDHLVEALDRVLAEIFAGQRPLRVFRQMKMYNDPTMNPYLYGGGKPAAA; via the coding sequence ATGACCCAGCCTCACCCGGCCGTCTCCCGGCCGCCCGCGGCTGCCGCCGCGATCGTCGACAAACTCTGCCACCTCGTCGCCCTGTGGCATGAAGTGCCCCCGGCCCACGACGAGCAGGGGTTGCTGGCGCGGGTCTGCAACGTCCATCGCTTCAACTTTCTCCTCTGGCACGAGGAGGACATCGCCCGGTCGCCGGAGGTGACCGACGCCCGGATCGCCGCCGTGAAGCGCGCCATCGACCGCTATAACCAGGCCCGCAACGACGGTATCGAGCAGGTCGACGACTGGCTGATCGCGGAACTGGCGGCACGGGGTATCCAAGCGCCGGCCGGGGCGCCGGCGGCGACCGAGACGCCAGGCAGCGCGATCGACCGGCTCTCGATCCTCGAGCTGCGCCGCTACCATATGCGCGAGCAGATCGAACGTGCCGACGCTAGCCCCGAGCACCGGGCGAAGGCAGCGGCGCGGCTCGAGCTCCTCGACCGCCAGCGCGACCACCTCGTCGAGGCGCTCGACCGCGTGCTGGCGGAAATCTTCGCCGGCCAGCGGCCGCTGCGCGTCTTCCGGCAGATGAAGATGTACAACGACCCGACGATGAATCCCTACCTCTACGGCGGCGGCAAGCCGGCGGCCGCCTGA
- a CDS encoding potassium transporter KefB, producing MFLADLLVVFAVAAVVVFAFGQARVPSVIGLLVSGVIIGPYGLSLVADVHSVELLAEIGVVVLLFTVGLEFSLSRLVAMLPVMVAVGLPQVAVTTAVVAAATAWYLGSVAQGIFAGLLVAMSSTAIVLKLLADRGATGTPAGRIAVAVLLFQDLLVVAAMLAVPLLAAAAGRGEPAAGAAQTGGILPQVALGGAAVAAVLISGRLAVPRILHEVVRLRNRELFLITIVLICLGTAALTARVGLSLALGAFLAGLALAESEYGHQVFTEMLPFRDTLASLFFVSVGMLLDVRFLAANAGLVAVTVVAIVVAKTVATALPAVLAGHPLRTALVAGATIAQVGEFSFVLGSRGLELGLLADRDYQTFLAAAVLTMAATPLAVAAMPRLLDRLAGLPALRRWLPEAAPAAPPSVLADHVIIAGFGLNGRTLATALGECGIPHVVLEVNPQTVRLQRAAGLDIQFGDCTRAAVLDHAGIRRAGALVIAISDPASTRRAVGVARQLAPAVPILVRSEYIAEVEDLVALGATEVVPAEFETALALFERVLGMYDVPAESIDGLVERMRLENYGLLRGRGASRVAAGSGVGLVTVVLPADSPAAGRSIGELAIRSTTGATVMAVRRAGAVRSNPGPGERLAAGDGVSFIGTPAQRVACAALLAPAHPGGPEKVPVAS from the coding sequence ATGTTCCTCGCCGACCTCCTCGTCGTCTTCGCCGTCGCCGCGGTGGTCGTGTTCGCCTTCGGGCAGGCGCGCGTGCCGAGCGTGATCGGCCTGCTCGTCTCGGGCGTGATCATCGGTCCCTACGGGCTGTCGCTGGTGGCCGACGTTCACAGCGTCGAGCTGCTCGCCGAGATCGGCGTCGTCGTACTGCTGTTCACCGTCGGGCTCGAGTTCTCGCTGTCGCGGCTGGTGGCGATGCTGCCGGTGATGGTCGCGGTCGGACTCCCACAGGTGGCAGTGACGACGGCGGTCGTGGCCGCGGCGACGGCCTGGTACCTGGGGAGCGTCGCCCAGGGAATCTTCGCCGGCCTGCTGGTGGCGATGTCGAGCACCGCGATCGTGCTCAAGCTGCTCGCCGACCGCGGCGCGACCGGCACACCGGCCGGGCGGATCGCCGTCGCCGTGCTCCTCTTCCAGGATCTGCTGGTCGTCGCGGCGATGCTGGCGGTACCGCTGCTGGCGGCGGCCGCGGGCCGCGGGGAGCCGGCCGCCGGCGCCGCCCAGACGGGCGGGATCCTGCCGCAGGTGGCGCTCGGCGGCGCCGCGGTCGCCGCGGTGCTCATCTCCGGCCGGCTCGCCGTGCCGCGGATCCTCCATGAGGTGGTCCGGCTGCGCAACCGTGAACTGTTCCTGATCACGATCGTGCTGATCTGCCTGGGGACGGCGGCGCTCACCGCCCGCGTCGGGCTGTCCCTGGCGCTGGGGGCGTTCCTCGCCGGGCTGGCGCTGGCCGAGAGCGAGTACGGTCACCAGGTGTTCACCGAGATGCTTCCGTTCCGCGACACGCTCGCCAGCCTGTTCTTCGTGTCGGTGGGCATGCTTCTCGACGTCCGTTTCCTCGCCGCCAACGCCGGGCTCGTCGCCGTCACCGTGGTGGCGATCGTCGTCGCCAAGACGGTGGCCACGGCACTGCCGGCCGTGCTCGCCGGCCATCCGCTGCGGACGGCGCTCGTCGCGGGGGCGACGATCGCGCAGGTCGGGGAGTTCTCGTTCGTGCTCGGCTCGCGTGGCCTCGAACTGGGCCTGCTGGCCGACCGCGACTACCAGACCTTCCTCGCCGCCGCCGTGCTCACCATGGCGGCCACGCCGCTGGCGGTCGCCGCGATGCCGCGGCTGCTCGACCGTCTCGCCGGCCTCCCGGCCCTGCGGCGCTGGCTGCCCGAAGCCGCTCCGGCGGCGCCCCCCAGCGTCCTGGCCGACCACGTGATCATCGCCGGTTTCGGGCTCAACGGCCGGACGCTCGCCACGGCGCTCGGCGAATGCGGGATCCCCCACGTGGTCCTCGAGGTCAATCCGCAGACGGTCCGGCTCCAGCGTGCCGCCGGCCTCGACATCCAGTTCGGCGACTGCACGCGCGCCGCGGTCCTCGACCACGCCGGCATCCGCCGCGCAGGGGCGTTGGTGATCGCGATCTCCGACCCGGCCAGCACGAGGCGCGCCGTCGGCGTCGCCCGCCAGCTGGCCCCGGCCGTGCCGATCCTCGTCCGCAGCGAGTACATCGCCGAGGTCGAGGATCTCGTGGCGCTGGGGGCCACCGAAGTCGTCCCGGCGGAGTTCGAGACTGCGCTGGCGCTGTTCGAGCGGGTGCTGGGGATGTACGACGTACCCGCCGAGTCGATCGACGGCCTCGTCGAGCGGATGCGGCTGGAGAACTACGGCCTGCTCCGCGGCAGGGGCGCGTCGCGCGTTGCCGCGGGGAGTGGCGTCGGCCTGGTGACGGTCGTGCTCCCCGCCGACAGCCCGGCGGCGGGCCGGTCGATCGGCGAGTTGGCGATCCGCTCGACCACCGGGGCGACGGTGATGGCCGTGCGCCGCGCCGGAGCCGTGCGTTCCAACCCCGGGCCCGGCGAGCGCCTCGCCGCCGGCGACGGGGTGTCGTTCATCGGCACCCCGGCGCAGCGCGTTGCCTGTGCGGCCCTCCTCGCCCCGGCCCACCCGGGGGGACCGGAGAAAGTGCCCGTCGCATCGTGA
- a CDS encoding carbon storage regulator codes for MLVLSRRQNERIRVGDTVVVTVVRVSGDKVRIGIEAPPHVKVLRDELPVDDVPAGTPIGVRVVHDSHVTEITTAATTPAVAFGRVLGAVG; via the coding sequence ATGCTGGTGCTGTCACGGCGGCAGAACGAGCGGATCCGCGTCGGCGACACGGTGGTCGTCACGGTCGTGCGGGTCAGCGGCGACAAGGTGCGGATCGGGATCGAGGCTCCGCCCCACGTCAAAGTGCTCCGCGACGAACTGCCCGTCGACGACGTCCCGGCCGGCACTCCGATCGGCGTTCGCGTTGTCCACGACTCCCATGTCACCGAGATCACCACGGCTGCCACGACGCCGGCCGTGGCGTTTGGCAGGGTCCTCGGCGCGGTCGGCTGA
- a CDS encoding MBL fold metallo-hydrolase has protein sequence MARLTFLGAAGVVSGSRHLLDHGGARILLDCGLFQGDKGLRERNWRPLDPPADSVDAVVLTHAHIDHSGWLPRLVREGFRGPIFATPATADLLPLLLYDSAKCQEEDAMYANRKGFSRHQPALPLYDEADVARTLRRVRPVTRQRVFEPARGVRCRFHDAGHMLGSAFVEIELDGPGRPTTVLFSGDLGRYDAPLYADPCPPPACDHLVLESTYGDRDHPAIRPLDDLERAIREALPRGGMILVASFAVGRTQQLVYLLRTLMATGRLPEIPVWIDSPMGVEATEVFRRHAAEHDFTEANVAGVAEALVSPWVRMARTAEESKAINGHAGSGIVIASSGMMTGGRILHHLARRLPDPRTTVLVAGFQAAGTRGRSLLDGADTLRIHGRDIPVRAAIRRVDALSGHADRNEVTRWLERMPAPRNVFLVHGEPPAARGMAERLHERFGWQATLPALGASHDLDGPVTPPQPPTTR, from the coding sequence ATGGCACGGCTGACGTTTCTCGGGGCGGCGGGGGTGGTGTCGGGATCGCGCCACCTGCTCGATCACGGCGGCGCGCGGATCCTCCTCGACTGTGGGCTGTTCCAGGGAGACAAGGGGCTCCGCGAGCGGAATTGGCGGCCGCTCGACCCGCCGGCCGACTCGGTCGACGCGGTGGTCCTCACCCATGCCCACATCGACCATTCCGGATGGCTGCCGCGGCTGGTTCGCGAGGGATTCCGGGGACCGATCTTCGCCACGCCGGCCACGGCCGACCTCCTTCCGCTGCTCCTCTACGACTCGGCGAAGTGCCAGGAGGAGGATGCCATGTACGCCAACCGCAAGGGGTTCTCACGCCACCAACCAGCGCTGCCGCTGTACGACGAGGCCGACGTCGCCCGGACGCTGCGGCGCGTGCGCCCGGTGACGCGCCAGCGCGTGTTCGAGCCTGCCCGTGGGGTTCGCTGCCGGTTCCACGACGCCGGCCACATGCTCGGTAGCGCCTTCGTCGAGATCGAGCTCGACGGCCCCGGCCGGCCGACCACGGTGCTGTTCTCCGGCGATCTCGGGCGCTACGACGCGCCGCTCTACGCCGATCCCTGCCCGCCGCCGGCCTGCGACCACCTCGTCCTCGAGAGCACGTACGGCGATCGCGACCATCCGGCGATCCGCCCGCTCGACGACCTCGAGCGCGCGATCCGCGAGGCGCTGCCGCGCGGCGGGATGATCCTCGTGGCCTCGTTTGCCGTCGGCCGCACGCAGCAACTCGTCTACCTGCTGCGCACGCTGATGGCCACCGGGCGCCTCCCCGAGATCCCGGTGTGGATCGACTCGCCGATGGGGGTCGAGGCCACGGAGGTGTTCCGCCGCCACGCCGCCGAACACGACTTCACCGAAGCCAACGTCGCCGGCGTCGCCGAGGCGCTCGTCTCCCCGTGGGTGCGGATGGCACGGACGGCCGAGGAATCGAAGGCGATCAACGGTCATGCCGGCAGCGGCATCGTGATCGCCTCCAGCGGGATGATGACCGGTGGCCGGATCCTCCACCACCTCGCCAGGCGCCTGCCCGATCCGCGGACGACCGTCCTCGTGGCGGGCTTCCAGGCGGCCGGCACGCGCGGGCGCAGCCTCCTCGACGGTGCCGACACGCTGCGGATCCACGGCCGCGACATTCCCGTCCGGGCCGCCATCCGCCGCGTCGACGCCCTCTCCGGCCACGCCGACCGCAACGAGGTCACGCGGTGGCTCGAGCGGATGCCGGCCCCGCGCAACGTGTTTCTCGTCCATGGCGAGCCTCCCGCCGCCCGTGGCATGGCCGAGCGCCTCCACGAGCGGTTCGGATGGCAGGCGACTCTTCCCGCGCTCGGTGCCAGCCACGATCTCGACGGCCCCGTGACCCCTCCCCAGCCCCCGACGACCCGGTGA
- a CDS encoding LOG family protein, with protein MAKKTKPAAPKACAILPDTVLGDDVALAADNMEAILRSPSYRLAQEDHALLEKTELRGVRMLLELQKPELAFQQHAIESTVIVFGGTQIVEKNAAERRLSEARRAATAAPGDARLARDVSRAERLLDRSRYYDDAREFARLVSIDNQCEELRKFVVVTGGGPGIMEAANRGAFDVGCQSIGLNIKLPAEQQPNPFITPDLCFQFKYFALRKFHFILRAAAVVLFPGGFGTLDEMFETLTLRQTQRMQPVPIILYGREYWSKIIDFQRLADDGVIDDRHLELFSWAETPAEAWRQITAFHDGRSRRGAG; from the coding sequence ATGGCGAAGAAGACCAAACCTGCCGCCCCCAAGGCCTGCGCGATCCTCCCCGACACCGTCCTCGGTGACGATGTCGCGCTGGCGGCCGACAACATGGAGGCGATCCTCCGCTCCCCCAGCTACCGGCTGGCGCAGGAGGACCACGCGCTGCTCGAGAAGACCGAGTTGCGCGGCGTGCGGATGCTGCTGGAACTGCAGAAACCGGAGCTGGCGTTCCAGCAGCACGCGATCGAGTCGACCGTGATCGTCTTCGGCGGCACGCAGATCGTCGAGAAGAACGCCGCCGAGCGCCGGTTGTCGGAGGCGCGGCGTGCGGCGACCGCGGCCCCCGGGGATGCCCGGCTGGCCCGCGACGTCAGCCGGGCGGAGCGGCTGCTCGACCGCTCGCGCTACTACGACGATGCCCGGGAATTCGCGCGGCTGGTGTCGATCGACAACCAGTGCGAGGAATTGCGGAAGTTCGTCGTCGTCACCGGTGGCGGGCCGGGGATCATGGAGGCCGCCAACCGCGGTGCCTTCGACGTCGGCTGCCAGTCGATCGGACTGAACATCAAGCTCCCCGCCGAGCAGCAGCCCAATCCGTTCATCACCCCCGACCTGTGCTTCCAGTTCAAGTACTTCGCACTGCGGAAGTTCCATTTCATCCTCCGTGCCGCGGCGGTCGTCCTCTTCCCGGGCGGCTTCGGCACGCTCGACGAGATGTTCGAGACGCTCACGCTGCGGCAGACGCAGCGGATGCAGCCGGTGCCGATCATCCTCTACGGCCGCGAATACTGGTCGAAGATCATCGATTTCCAGCGGCTCGCCGACGATGGCGTCATCGACGACCGCCACCTCGAGCTGTTTTCCTGGGCCGAGACGCCGGCCGAGGCGTGGCGGCAGATCACCGCCTTCCATGACGGCCGGTCGCGGCGCGGCGCCGGCTGA
- a CDS encoding PAS domain-containing protein has translation MPRTRLVWQFFAALAAVLAGLFVAGAWLASVSLGRLADAAAFRRLEDAAALAIAALDTGGASMPHRIWSGSDGMAVEFVAADTPAGAVGAGPTMAGPPRRTTRFDAATRQRVLSVTRAVESGPASGGQVRVTLQAGSDDKRLARDQRTLLGWQVVWGLAAAALGYLAISRLTRPVEELARTATRLADGTEGVTLERPESRELASLSAAIATLHGQLIERGLTIGRQGTQQEAVLGSMIEGVLAIDSRQRIVSINATAAELLGLDGAGAVGRPLQDAVDNADLRRFALLAIDCRTPVEDDLLLRGPRDRTLRVRGTALRDVYGEGGAVIVLNDITDIRRLENVRREFVANVSHELKTPVASIKGFVETLLDGAANDPDDSRRFLRIIARQADRLGAIIEDLLSLSRIEQQEGAGSLPVEHVVLATVVDNVVADCLPRARERAIELAGECPPDLDAAVNAPLLEQALINLVDNAIKYSDSGRRIWITVAPGSGAGAVTHVRLVVRDEGCGIEAEHLPRLFERFYRIDKGRSRKLGGTGLGLSIVKHIALAHGGTVAVESTPGVGSTFTIVLPRDGATA, from the coding sequence ATGCCCCGCACGCGGCTCGTCTGGCAGTTCTTCGCGGCGTTGGCGGCGGTGCTCGCCGGCCTGTTCGTCGCCGGCGCGTGGCTGGCGAGCGTGTCCCTCGGACGGCTCGCCGATGCCGCGGCCTTCCGGCGGCTCGAGGATGCCGCCGCGCTGGCGATCGCCGCGCTCGACACGGGGGGCGCGTCGATGCCCCACCGGATCTGGTCGGGGAGCGACGGCATGGCGGTGGAGTTCGTCGCCGCCGACACCCCGGCCGGCGCCGTCGGGGCGGGCCCGACGATGGCCGGTCCCCCGCGGCGCACGACGCGGTTCGATGCCGCGACCCGGCAGCGCGTGCTGTCGGTCACCCGGGCCGTGGAGTCCGGCCCCGCCTCCGGCGGACAGGTGCGCGTCACCCTCCAGGCCGGGAGCGACGACAAGCGTCTGGCCCGCGACCAGCGCACCCTCCTGGGCTGGCAGGTCGTCTGGGGATTGGCGGCCGCGGCCCTGGGGTACCTGGCGATCTCGCGGCTCACGCGTCCCGTCGAGGAATTGGCGCGGACGGCGACGCGCCTCGCCGACGGCACCGAGGGGGTCACGCTCGAGCGCCCGGAGAGCCGCGAGCTGGCGTCGCTGTCGGCCGCGATCGCCACGCTCCACGGTCAACTCATCGAGCGCGGGCTGACGATCGGCCGCCAGGGCACCCAGCAGGAAGCGGTCCTCGGCAGCATGATCGAAGGCGTGCTGGCGATCGACTCGCGGCAGCGGATCGTGAGCATCAACGCCACCGCCGCCGAGCTTCTCGGCCTCGACGGCGCCGGCGCCGTCGGCCGGCCGCTCCAGGATGCCGTCGACAACGCCGATCTCCGGCGCTTCGCCCTGCTGGCGATCGACTGCCGGACGCCCGTCGAGGACGACCTCCTCCTCCGCGGCCCGCGCGATCGGACGCTGCGCGTGCGTGGCACGGCGCTGCGCGACGTGTACGGGGAAGGGGGGGCGGTGATCGTCCTCAACGACATTACCGACATCCGGCGGCTCGAAAACGTGCGCCGCGAGTTCGTCGCCAACGTGTCCCACGAATTGAAGACGCCGGTGGCCTCGATCAAGGGGTTCGTCGAGACCCTGCTCGACGGGGCCGCCAACGACCCCGACGACTCGCGCCGGTTCCTGCGGATCATCGCCCGGCAGGCGGACCGCCTCGGAGCGATCATCGAGGATCTCCTCTCGCTGTCGCGGATCGAGCAGCAGGAGGGGGCGGGCAGCCTGCCGGTGGAGCACGTGGTGCTGGCCACCGTCGTCGACAACGTGGTCGCCGACTGCCTCCCCCGGGCCCGCGAGCGGGCGATCGAGCTAGCGGGGGAGTGTCCTCCCGACCTCGACGCGGCGGTCAACGCCCCGCTCCTCGAGCAGGCGCTGATCAACCTCGTCGACAACGCCATCAAATACAGCGATTCCGGCCGGCGGATCTGGATCACCGTCGCCCCGGGCAGCGGCGCCGGCGCGGTGACGCACGTCCGACTGGTGGTGCGTGACGAGGGCTGCGGGATCGAGGCCGAGCATCTCCCCCGCCTGTTCGAGCGCTTCTACCGGATCGACAAGGGGCGCAGCCGCAAGCTCGGCGGCACGGGACTGGGGTTGTCGATCGTCAAACACATCGCCCTGGCGCACGGCGGAACCGTCGCGGTGGAGAGCACACCGGGAGTAGGCAGCACGTTCACCATCGTTCTCCCGCGCGATGGCGCCACGGCGTGA
- a CDS encoding response regulator yields the protein MKPNPSRNKADDAAAQRILVVDDEDDLLELLRYNLSREGYQVTCVATGEDALRSVRRQPPDLIVLDVMLPGIDGLEVCRRLKSESKTREIPIVMLTAKSEESDIVAGLEHGSDDYIAKPFSPRVLVARVKALLRRRETELDTTIRVHELSIHPGRHEVILAGTPLELTYTEFALLQFLAKRPGWAYTRTQIVDAVRGEDYPVTERSVDVQVAGLRKKLGVHGRYIETVRGVGYRFRP from the coding sequence GTGAAACCAAACCCCTCCCGGAACAAGGCCGACGACGCCGCGGCCCAGCGGATCCTCGTCGTCGACGACGAGGACGACCTCCTCGAGCTCCTCCGCTACAACCTCTCGCGCGAGGGCTACCAGGTGACCTGTGTGGCGACCGGCGAAGACGCGCTGCGCAGCGTCCGCCGCCAGCCACCGGACCTGATCGTGCTCGATGTCATGCTGCCGGGGATCGACGGGCTCGAGGTCTGCCGGCGGCTGAAGAGCGAATCGAAGACGCGCGAGATCCCGATCGTGATGCTCACCGCCAAGAGCGAGGAGAGCGACATCGTCGCCGGGCTCGAACACGGTTCCGACGACTACATCGCCAAGCCGTTCAGCCCGCGCGTGCTCGTCGCCCGCGTCAAGGCACTGCTGCGCCGCCGTGAGACCGAGCTCGACACCACGATCCGCGTCCACGAACTGTCGATCCATCCCGGTCGCCACGAGGTGATCCTCGCCGGCACGCCGCTCGAGCTGACCTACACCGAATTCGCGCTGCTGCAGTTCCTCGCCAAGCGTCCCGGCTGGGCCTACACCCGGACGCAGATCGTCGACGCCGTCCGCGGAGAGGATTATCCTGTCACGGAGCGGTCGGTCGACGTCCAGGTGGCCGGTCTGCGGAAGAAGCTCGGCGTTCACGGCAGGTACATCGAGACCGTCCGCGGCGTCGGCTATCGGTTCCGGCCCTGA